In Daphnia magna isolate NIES unplaced genomic scaffold, ASM2063170v1.1 Dm_contigs571, whole genome shotgun sequence, the genomic stretch TTGAGAGCAAAGTCAGCCGTTTATTGGCCCGGGTGTGACGAGCAAATTCGTAATATGGTGGCCAGCTGCTCAACCTGCCAGGCTCATCGTCATCGCAATCCAGCCCCGCCACTCCGTCCGGTGCCTCTGCCGGCTCATGCGTTCCAGTGGGTGTCGGctgatatttttcttcatgATGGAGTTAACTACATCCTGGTGGTCGACGCCTATAGTAAGTGGCCAGCTTGCGTTCCGCTGCGCACGTTGTCGTCTTCGTCCGTCATCGCCGAGATGGAGAGAATTTTTAGCGACTTCGGCGTTCCAGAAATGGTGTTGTCGGACAACGGCTCCCAGTTCGATTGCGCCGAGTTTCGGGCATTTTGTGAAGGCCGTGCCATTCGGTCCGTTACGTCCAGCCCAATGTACGCACAGTCTGGTTGGGGCTGGTGGAACGCCACATCCAAACAGTGAAAAAGACCCTCGTGTAAATGTTTGCTGGTGGCCGGTCCCTGTGGGAAGCCTTGGCGGCGATTAGGTCCACTCCAATATCAGCCGATCTCCCGTCACCGGCAGTGCTACTACAAGGCCGCAACCTTCGTGGCAGCTTGCCATTTTTGCAGAATCGGCTAATTCCGCAGTTTGTACCCGCCAAATTTGTTCACGGGCAGCTGCAACGTCGTCAAGCTACTGCTTGTTTTAATCATGGCGGCCGTCCAGATGTTCGGGTGTCGGCGCTCATTGTGGGTCAACGTGTCAGAGCGTTCATCTCGGGCATATGGTTGCCAGGTGCCGTTGAAGCTGTTTGCAGCGAACCGGACTCCTATGTCGTTCGGTTGGCAGACGGGCGAGCCTTTCGTCGGACGCGCCGTGACATCAATCTTGACAATTCACCATCGGCAGGATTGGCCGTTGGTCAACAGAGTGGCGGTGCTGCTGCAATCCCGTCTGCTGTTCGCGGTTATCACCCCGCCCCTACTAGTCATCTGCTGCCGACCCTGTCTTGGTCTCCACCTGGTCCGCCGGCCCGCGCTGTGAATGGTCAAGTTGCCCGGCCATTTC encodes the following:
- the LOC123469328 gene encoding uncharacterized protein K02A2.6-like, encoding MVASCSTCQAHRHRNPAPPLRPVPLPAHAFQWVSADIFLHDGVNYILVVDAYSKWPACVPLRTLSSSSVIAEMERIFSDFGVPEMVLSDNGSQFDCAEFRAFCEGRAIRSVTSSPMYAQSGWGWWNATSKQ
- the LOC123469329 gene encoding uncharacterized protein LOC123469329; this encodes MFAGGRSLWEALAAIRSTPISADLPSPAVLLQGRNLRGSLPFLQNRLIPQFVPAKFVHGQLQRRQATACFNHGGRPDVRVSALIVGQRVRAFISGIWLPGAVEAVCSEPDSYVVRLADGRAFRRTRRDINLDNSPSAGLAVGQQSGGAAAIPSAVRGYHPAPTSHLLPTLSWSPPGPPARAVNGQVARPFPVALGRPSMVPQLPPVVVIPAPSPANPARPRAASVSAGQRAAIQLPSAQSPLTASIPLAAAPRRPGSTRSGRPYLKPC